One region of Syntrophobacter fumaroxidans MPOB genomic DNA includes:
- a CDS encoding acetate--CoA ligase family protein codes for MARDDLWSFFHPSSVAVIGASDSAGKLGHEILKNLIEGGFPGALYPINPKAEKILGLTCFKNVKDIPDQVDMAVVIIPARMVPQAVRDCGEKGVKGAVIVTGGFSEAGAEGAKLQEELVRVASNYDIRLVGPNCQGVNNPHHPMCASWPLLTHKGRVAVISQSGTVGAAMMDWFSVEELGVSSFVSLGNRADIDEVDLIEYFEGDPNTKVIAVYIEGIKDPQRFRDVLSTLSKPLVVLKSGRTPGGRVAAESHTKSLAGADAIYASLFRRHGVCRAETIEEFFDFAKGFAYLKPPSGNRILYITTSGGSAILATDAAEQEGLSVSALPEELAGQLEGVIPPHAIRSNPLDLTGDANAKMFQEVIQRARPYYDTLGIIFGDPILDASEVVTPEANELVIFLGGAEVERAERMKMHQRGIPVFPTPERGVKALAQLIPPKSKARKAQTTFPVASGRVQLGLYEGLQFLESKGFDCIISSFADSPGKAVHLAHRMGFPVSLKVDSPDILHKSDCGGVRLNILSALELRSAYTQMMERVRSHHPQARIPGVVVSAMASPGLELILGMNRDPQFGPVIIFGLGGVTVEILRDVSMRLLPLTRDDALEMIDEIKGAPLLKGFRGRRPVDQEALVDGLLKIARIAEEHEDIVEIDLNPVLAYAEGMVVVDSRILKA; via the coding sequence ATGGCTCGAGACGATTTGTGGTCGTTTTTTCACCCATCCAGTGTGGCTGTTATCGGAGCGTCGGACAGCGCGGGGAAGCTGGGGCACGAGATTCTGAAGAACCTCATCGAAGGGGGCTTTCCCGGGGCGCTCTACCCGATCAATCCCAAAGCGGAGAAGATTCTGGGACTGACCTGTTTCAAGAACGTCAAGGACATTCCGGACCAGGTCGACATGGCTGTGGTGATCATTCCCGCCCGTATGGTGCCCCAGGCCGTGAGGGATTGCGGTGAAAAGGGGGTGAAGGGGGCGGTGATCGTGACGGGCGGCTTCAGTGAGGCCGGGGCCGAAGGGGCGAAGCTTCAGGAGGAACTGGTACGGGTGGCCTCCAATTACGATATCCGCCTGGTTGGGCCAAACTGCCAGGGTGTGAACAACCCTCACCATCCGATGTGCGCGTCCTGGCCGTTGCTCACGCATAAGGGGCGGGTGGCGGTGATCAGTCAGAGCGGGACGGTCGGCGCGGCCATGATGGACTGGTTTTCCGTCGAGGAACTGGGAGTGTCCAGCTTTGTCAGTCTGGGCAACCGTGCCGACATCGACGAAGTGGATCTCATCGAATATTTTGAAGGCGATCCCAACACGAAGGTCATTGCCGTATATATCGAGGGGATAAAGGATCCGCAGCGGTTCCGCGACGTGTTGAGCACGCTGAGCAAGCCGCTCGTGGTACTCAAATCGGGCAGGACCCCGGGGGGCCGGGTGGCTGCGGAGTCGCACACGAAGTCTCTCGCCGGAGCGGACGCAATCTATGCCTCGCTGTTCCGGCGGCACGGGGTGTGCCGGGCGGAGACCATCGAGGAGTTCTTTGATTTTGCCAAGGGTTTTGCTTATTTGAAGCCTCCCTCCGGGAACCGTATCCTTTACATTACCACTTCGGGAGGATCGGCGATTCTGGCGACCGATGCGGCCGAGCAGGAGGGACTCTCGGTTTCGGCGCTTCCCGAAGAGCTCGCGGGCCAGTTGGAAGGGGTCATTCCGCCGCACGCGATCCGGTCCAATCCCCTGGATCTCACCGGCGACGCCAACGCCAAGATGTTCCAGGAGGTGATTCAGCGGGCGCGGCCTTACTACGACACGCTGGGCATCATTTTCGGCGACCCCATCCTGGACGCGTCGGAAGTGGTGACTCCCGAGGCCAATGAGCTGGTTATCTTCCTTGGCGGAGCGGAAGTCGAACGCGCCGAGAGAATGAAGATGCACCAGCGTGGGATACCGGTGTTTCCGACCCCTGAAAGGGGCGTGAAGGCTCTTGCCCAGTTGATTCCGCCGAAGAGTAAGGCTCGAAAGGCCCAGACCACTTTCCCGGTCGCGAGCGGGCGCGTGCAGCTGGGCCTTTACGAGGGGCTGCAATTCCTGGAATCCAAGGGTTTCGACTGCATCATCAGCAGCTTCGCCGACAGCCCGGGCAAGGCAGTTCACCTGGCGCATCGAATGGGATTTCCCGTTTCGCTCAAGGTCGATTCGCCGGACATCCTGCACAAGTCCGACTGCGGCGGGGTGCGCCTCAACATCCTCTCCGCGCTGGAATTGCGCTCCGCGTACACGCAGATGATGGAACGGGTCCGCTCCCATCACCCTCAAGCGCGCATCCCGGGGGTGGTCGTGAGCGCGATGGCTTCGCCGGGCCTTGAGCTCATCCTCGGGATGAACCGGGATCCTCAGTTCGGGCCGGTGATCATTTTCGGGCTCGGGGGGGTGACGGTGGAAATACTGAGGGACGTTTCCATGCGGCTGCTTCCGCTCACCAGGGACGATGCCCTGGAAATGATCGACGAAATCAAGGGGGCTCCGCTGCTCAAAGGATTCCGTGGCCGGCGCCCGGTGGATCAGGAAGCCCTGGTGGACGGCCTGCTCAAAATCGCCCGCATCGCCGAGGAACACGAGGACATCGTGGAAATCGATCTGAATCCCGTTCTGGCGTATGCGGAAGGCATGGTCGTGGTGGATTCGAGAATACTCAAGGCATGA
- a CDS encoding thioesterase family protein, producing MDTPFHAGMSHELKIKSLPEHSARRFYPNLPDVLGTPILGGLMERVSAELINAHLSPGEQSVGISMNLKHTAATPLGMEVRVRTEVIAVEGRKLTFRLEAFDEAEKIGEATHERFIIQADKFNAKVAEKAAKMA from the coding sequence ATGGATACACCTTTTCATGCAGGTATGAGTCACGAACTGAAAATCAAGTCCCTGCCGGAGCACTCAGCTCGACGTTTCTATCCCAATCTTCCCGACGTGCTCGGGACCCCCATCCTGGGAGGCCTCATGGAGCGGGTGTCCGCGGAGCTGATCAATGCGCACCTGAGCCCTGGAGAGCAGTCGGTCGGGATATCGATGAATCTGAAGCACACCGCGGCGACGCCCCTTGGCATGGAGGTGCGCGTGCGTACTGAAGTGATTGCCGTGGAGGGCCGGAAGCTGACATTCCGCCTGGAAGCTTTTGACGAAGCCGAGAAAATCGGTGAAGCCACGCATGAACGGTTCATCATCCAGGCCGACAAATTCAATGCAAAGGTTGCCGAGAAAGCGGCAAAGATGGCCTAG